The sequence ATTCTGCTTATGGGAAGAATAGGCAACCCCGGTGCGCTGGATGAGGTAAGTCCAATATCTCCAAAAAGAGTTGCTTTAACTTTAATTGTGCTTGTGATATTTGTTTTGTCAGCAACGCCTGTGCCTATAAGCGTTGTTGAGTGATTTTGTTTTTTCTTTTTCTTTTTAGTTTACTCCCTTTCCTTCAAGATATGTTCTATGTCGTTGTAAATGGAATCCCTTGAAACGTTGAAGAGCCTTGCTATCTCAGAGATGTTTAGCGCTTTTGGATTCCATTCAAAAAGTTCGAGGGCTTTTCTCAAAATTGCCCTTCTCTCCTCAATGCTCAAGCTTTCGAGGTTTTCCCTTTCTCTTGGCACGTTTGCAACAGCTATTCCAACGGCGTATTTTCTTCTCGTTATGGGCATCGTGTAGGTTCCAAAGGCGAAGTCAACTACCTCAGCATTTTTTATTTTCTGCCCCATCTTTTCCTGGAGCCTCTCAAGGACGTCTTTCCCCGAGGAGTACTCGGCTATTATGATCTTATCGTAATTTTTGTCCGGCTTTACGCTTAGGGCTATTTTAATGCTCATGAAGGCTCCAAACGAGAGCTCAACTTTGGCTTTATCTATTTTTCCCGGAATTCTATCTAGGACTTGGGCTTTTTCTCTAAGCTCCTTTAAACAGCCTTCAACGCTAGATGATTCGCACTCTATAAAGACCAGCATTTCCATCACGCAGATTTGGTTATTACATAGGCAGAATTGGGGAAAAAGATATTTATTCTTTATCCAAAAATTGATCAAACATGAAGGGGAAAGGTCAAGGCTCTTTGGAGTATCTCTTCATGGTTGCAGCAGCTTTGATAATAATATTTGTTGTGGTTCACTATCTGGGAGAAAACAGCGTGAAAGCAAGTGAGCAAAGCCAAGTTGCCTCTTTACAAGCTCAGGCAGAACTGGCAAAGTCTTCCCTACAAGCCAAAGGCTTTTGGAACGATGAGCACTGCTTTTACATTCTTTCTACTTCGTATGCTCAAGACAAGGTCGGTTCCGAATACGGGATAAGCATAAAGGATAAAGGTCCAAATGGCGAGTGCAATCAAAATGACAAAGTGCTCTATTACGTTGATTACAGCGGCTCAGAGTACAGAGATGAAATTAAAGCCCTCTATGATAACGATAACTACAAGCTGAAAACCCTAAAAGAGCTTTATGACCTCTGCCTTGCAAACGACGAGAAGGCATGCAAGATAATAATTGCCCTTGATGAATCTTCTTGGATTCAACATGGGCAGTCCTAAAGTTTGGTTTAAGTATCTTCACCACTGGTTCTTTTTTACATTGCGAATGGACAATTTTGAGGGAGGGATATGCAAAATTGTGGGGAAAGATATTTATAGGTCTTTGACGTAATTTGTTTTTGAAGATATCCTTTCGGAGGTGTTGGTGAAATGATAAACCTGAAAAAGTTATTTAAAAGGAAGAAAGGTCAGGGTGCGCTGGAATACCTCTTCATGATTGCAGCAGCACTGATAATAATATTTGTGGTTGTTAGGTACATATCAAGCAGTGGGCAACAGGCTACATCACAAAGCGATATAGCTGCTCTACAAAGTCAAGCAGAACTTGGAAAATCCTCACTGCAAGCAAAAGACTGGTGGGATGATAATTATGTGGTGAAAGTTAATGGCAATAATCTAGAAATATATGCTAGTACCAGTGCTAGTAGTCCAGTAGCCACTATAGATATATCAGGTAGTGAGTATCTGACGGATATACAAAATATGAATACTGATTCAAACGGCTTTATTGATGTTGATGGAACTACTGGTGCAGATACTTTAGACAACCTATATGATGCATGTATGGGCGGTAATGCAGACGCTTGTAAAGTTTTAGCGGCCCTTGGTGGAACTTGATTTTTGTTTTCTTTTCTTAACTCTTTCAAATTTGTGAGAGGGAAAGATTAATGAAAAAAGCTCAAGGTTCTCTTGAGTATTCTGCCATGATTGCTCTTATCCTTGTGATAATACTAGTTGCGGTTTTTTACTTCGGTGAAGGTGTCGTCCCAAAGGCGATACAATCAAGTAAGCAAAATGAGATTTTACAGTATCAAAACAGTGTGGAAGTTATAAAATCTAACTATGAAGCCACAGAATCCTGGAACTTCCTCAAAAATGAAACCATCTCCTGCTCAAACTCTCAATGCACCTTCAACGGTGAGACAAAGAGTATAGACGATTCCACGTTTTCCTACTCGGATACTCTTGAGAACGCCTATAATAAGTGCATCTACGAGAACGACCTCGATTCATGCAAAGCGATAGTTTATGTTCTTGGGGATTGATCGCTTTTTTCAAGCGCTGAAAGGAGGCTTATAATTTCACTAGTGTTCATGACTTTAACATTTTTAATTTGCTTGAGTTTCTTGTCGTTGCTCCATACTGGACAGTTGAGTTTAATTGCCAGTGCTATGAAGTCTATGTCTCCTAAATCGGGTGTAATTTTAAGTGCCTCGGGAATTGTGTCTATGTACTCCTCTTCTGGAATTGGGATTATAATATGGGATAAAAGTCCTAAAATTTCTTCAAATTTTTCGGGGCTGATTCCAGCTTTTTTGATTATTACTTCTTTGTATTTCTGAAGTTCATCATAGGCATATTCGGGAGTGTATAAGTCCAAAAACCCTCTTAGTTTGTATATTATCTTCCTCGTGGTAGAATCTGACTTAAAGAAGGAGAAGAGAATATTTGTGTCAATTACGAGAGATTCCAAGCTTTTCCCTCCAGTAGGCTCTTCTCTCATTCTTTACTTTTTTTTCAAGTTGCTCTATGTCTTCATCAGTTAATTCGGAGTTTTTTAATTCTTTTTCGAGTTCCCTAAATAGGGCATCTATAAGGAGTTCTTTTCTAACGGCTCGTCTTATAAGGCGGATTAGGCTTTTATCAACTTTATTTGGGAGTTTTATCACGATCTCAGTCATAAGTCCCACCGCTAATGATTATTCACGTTGGTAAGTTAATAAGCGTTGCGGAATGCCATAACTTTAGGAAAGTCCAAAGTTTTTTGTATTATGATATTTAATTAATGTCGAGGGGTTTATTATGGATCCGAAGGTACGTGCAAGGGAAAATAAAAAAGAGATGGGGAAACTAATTAAAAAGGATCCAATTTGGGACACGATAGGAGTTTTGGAACTTGAAGAAGATGCTAGCGAGAGAGAAGACTGGGATAATTTATCCTGAAGGCATGTTATTGATTCACCATAATCCTTTTTTCCTTAGAGGTATTGCTTTTAGTGGTATTTATGGGGGAAATAGAAAAGATCCTGTGGGACTTTCCACTCTTCAAGACGTACGGGGAGAAGGAAAGATTTCAAGGTACTGGGGTTGTTAGTCTCTCATCAGATAACCCTTGAAAAAGCTGCTGAACTCCTTGAGATGGATGTGGAAAAACTCGTTTTCATACTGGATCTTCTTGAAATAGACTATTCCTTCTTGGACGAGGAAGAGACCAGATTGGAAAAAGAAGCCGTTGAGAAGCTCTTGGAGCAGTTCAAAAAATGAAGATAGTGCTTAATAATCCACTTGGATGTTTCTCTTTTGTATAATCTAGATTATATCTAATTATGATTAGTCGAAACACATTTATATTTTTGAAGCAAAGATAACTGTGGTGGTGATTATGAAATTTGTAGATAGAGAAAGAGAGATGGCTCTGCTCCAGAAGGAATGGGAAAACAGGCCTTCCTTCGTAGTCCTTTACGGTAAAAGAAGAGTTGGGAAGACAAGACTTCTCCAAGAATTTTCCAAAGACAAAAATCCCTTTTTCTTCACGTTCTCCCAAACAGTTAAGGAGATCCAAATTGAAGAGTTCAAACGAGAACTCGCAAAATTTCTCAATGATAAATGGCTCGAAAAGCTTGAACTCAATGATTGGAAGGAGCTTTTCACATACATGGCCGATAAACTTCCAGAAAAATCCCTAATAATCCTTGATGAGTTCACCTATGCCATAAAAAGTGACAAGAAGGTATTGAGTGACCTTCAGAAGGTTTGGGATCACGAGTTAACCAGAAAAGATGTCATGCTCGTAATCTCCGGGTCTTTGCTTGGAATGATATGGGACGATATTTTGAGCTATGCTTCTCCTCTTTATGGTAGAAGGACAAGGGACATCCACCTTAAAGAGTTCGACTACTTAAACGCCCTAAAATTCTTTGAAGATAAGGAATATGGTCTCAAAGTTTACATGCTTGTTGGAGGGATACCAACGTATCTCAACGTGGCGAAAAGATACAGAACGATTGAAGATCTTGTAACAGAGGAATTCTTGAGCGATGGGGGATTTTTCTACAATGAACCATACATACTACTCTCTCAAGAGCTCAGAGAGCTTAAGATGTACTTTTCAATACTGAGTGCCATTTCCCATGGAAATACGAGACTTGAAGAGATTGCCAACTTTGTGGGAAAGCCCGCAAGGAGCATCTACCCTTACATGGAAAATCTAATACGCTTAGGTTTTGTTGAAAAGGAAACTCCCATACTTGGAAAGAAAAAAAGAAGTTTGTACAAAATTAGAGATAGCCTCCTTCTCTCATGGTTTACATTAGTTTACCCGAATTGGGGGAAGATACCGATTGGGGCTGAAGTTGATAAAAATGCACTAGTAGCTCTCTTTTCGAGAAAATTTGAGGAAGTTGCGAAGGAGTTTTTGATATTAAAGAGGCCGTTTGACTTCAAGGAGGTTGGACGCTGGTGGTTTAAGGGAGAGGAGATAGATGTAGTTGCCATTGGAGAAAGCCAAGTTTACCTCTTTGAGGTGAAGTGGAGCGATCTTGACGAAAAAAAAGCTGAAGCTGTCCTGAGATCTCTGAAGAAGAAAGCCAGACTGCTTGATTTTGATGGGGATTTCTACTATGGAATAATAGCCAAATCGCTGAAAAACAAGAATGATCTTAGAGAAAAGGGCTTCTATGCATTTGACTTAGAGGATATTCTGGTGCTTTAGTCTTTTTCACTCCTTCTCGCACTCACAAGGATTCTTCCCGCAGTAGGGGCAGACGCCGGGGTATTTCTTTTTAGCGGCTTCTTCCACGTCAATACCCACTATGTTAGCCAAGCTGACGAGCCATGCTAGAACGTCGGCAAACTCCTCTTCCATTGCTTCCTTATCTCCTTTCCTCAAAGCCTCCGCTAGCTCGCCTATCTCCTCGCTGAACCAGAGAAAAGTCTTCTCTAAGCCCCTTTTCTCATCTCTGTGGAAGTAAAGCTCCCTAATCAACTCTTGGAATTCCTTTATGTGCATGTTCTCACCTCTATGAAGGCTCGGGTTGAGGTTTCATCACAATTCAGCGCAATTCGCTTTCCTCATTGCCCAGCTTTAAATTCTCAGGAGATTTTTAAACCTTAGCCAAAACTCATTTAAGGTTTGAAGTAGAAAATAGCTTAGTGATGGATTATGGGATTATTCTCCTTTGGCTCAAAAAAGAATAAGGTCATCAAGATGCTTTCAGAGGGAGACACTGAGAGTATTCTCCGCTCTGCAGCGAAAGATCCAAAATACGTAGATGCCATTGTGGAGCTCTTCACTGAGGAAAACCCGGGGATAAGGGGAGATGTCCTTTTGCTTGTTGGCGAGCTTACGACCAGGCATAGAGACCTTATGATGCCGTACGTTGAAGAAGGGCTTCCCTTAAAGGTGCTTTCGCTTGTAAATGACCCCGATCCTTACGTTAAAGAAAACGCGATGCAGACTTTTGAAATCATGTTGAGGTACTTTCCATGGGTTGGAGAGAAGTTTAGGAATGAAATAGCGTCCCTGCTACTTGATGTTCTTCAGGTGGGTGATAAGAACAGAAAGGCCTTTGCAATTCTAATGCTTGGGAGGCTTAAAGTGAAGGAAGCCATTCCTTTAATAGAGGAATTAAAAAACGTCAGTGATGCCGTGATTTTGCCTCTGGAGGGCATTAAATGGGTGCCCCTTGGGGAGATAGCAGATAGAGTTATAAAAGAACTTGGGGGTGGTGTAAATGATTAACGTCATTGTATTCCTTGTACTACTAATAATTGCCGCGGTAATAGTGGTTAAGCTGACCTTTGCTGTCCTCAGATGGATGGCAATGAACGCTGTAGTGGGTCTAATCCTCGTAGGGGTTCTAAATTATCTCGGAGTTACACATATAGAGCTCAACCTCATAAACTTCCTTATAATAGCCGTAGGCGGAATTTTGGGCGTTTTTCTTCTGGCTTTCTTGTCCTTCCTTTAGTCCTTTCCAAACCTTTATAAAGTCGAATTTTTAAAAATGCTGAGGGAGAGAGAAAATAAGTTGTTAGAGGTGATGTTCATGTCTCACAAATCAGCAGAGATGTATGAGCTTAAAAAGAAGGTTGAAGAGCTTAAAAAGATTAGAGGCCGAGGTACTGAGCTTGTATCTCTTTACATTCCTGCCGGATATGACATAAATAAGGTCATGCAGCAGCTTAGAGAGGAGTATGGTACGGCACAGAACATTAAATCAAAGACAACTCGAAAAAACGTCCTTGGGGCTCTGGAAAGGGCAATGCAGCACCTAAAGCTCTACAAGCAAACCCCAGAGACGGGCTTAGCATTGTTCGTTGGTAACGTTAGCGAGCAAGAGGGTGTAACAGACATACAGCTTTTTGCAATAATACCACCTGAGCCCTTAAACGTCAGGCTCTATCGATGTGACCAAACTTTTGTAACCGAGCCCCTTGAGGAGATGCTTCGAGTTAAGGACGCTTATGGCTTGATAACAGTCGAAAAGAACGAGGCAACGATAGGCCTTCTGAGGGGCAAAAAGATAGAGGTTATTGAGGAGCTTACCTCCAACGTTCCCGGAAAGACAAGAGCCGGTGGTCAGTCGGCACGAAGATATGAGAGGATTAGGGAGCAAGAGACTCATGAATTCATGAAGAGAATAGGGGAACATGCAACGGAAGCTTTCCTTCCACTGCTTGAAAAAGGCGAACTCAAAGGAATCATCGTCGGCGGTCCCGGACCTACAAAGGAGGAATTCGTTGAGGGAGACTACCTCCACCACGAGCTTAAGAAGAAAATCATAGGCGTTGTTGATATAAGCTACCACGGCGAATACGGGTTGAGAGAGCTCGTTGAAAAAGCAAGTGACATACTAAAGGAGCACGAGGTAGTTAAGGAGAGGAAACTCGTTCAAGAGTTCTTCAGGCACTTGGTTAAGGACACAGGTCTTATAACCTATGGAGAAAAGGAAGTAAGAAACGCTTTGGAGCTTGGGGCTGTTGATGTGCTCTTGATAAGCGAGGGCTACGATAGGGTTCGCGTTAGGGCAAAGTGCAACCACTGTGGCTGGGAAGAACTCAAGACAATGACTGAAAGCGAGTATGAAACTTATAAGAAAAACCTCAAAACATGCCCCAAGTGCGGAAGCCAAAACATAAGCTTTGAAAAATGGGACGTCGCTGAGGAGTTAATAAAAATGGCAGAAGAAAGCGGTGCCGACGTGGAAGTAATTTCCCTCGACACTGAGGAAGGCCAGCAGTTCTACAGGGCATTCGGAGGACTTGGAGCGATTCTAAGGTACAGGATCCAGTGATGCTAGTAGCTCTCTTATCTTCTCCCTCACTTCTTCTCCGTCCATGGTGTACGGTGGTCTGAGGACGGGTTTTATTGAAAAGCCTCTTATGCTCATTGCTATTTTTATTGCAGAGCTGAATGAGGATGCAATGTTATAAACCTTTGAGAGCTTTGCGAGCTTCTTAGCATATTCAACAGCCTTTTCAAAGTTCTTTTCCTCAAAGGCCTTGTAAAGAGCGAGGTGGAGCTCTGGGGCAAAGTTTGCACATGCCATTATCCCCCCATCTCCGCCAAGGATAAGCGTGTTGAGGAAGTGCTGATCCAAACCAGTGAAAACCTTGAAATCTTTTCTTTCTCCTTTAACCTCAAAGATGACATCTCTCACATGGTTTATGCTGTCTATGGTTTCCTTTATGCCCGCTATATTTGAATACTCCATGGCGAGCCTTTTGATGAGTGGAACGCTTAATGAATTAGCACAGCTCGGGATGTTGTAAAGGATTATTGGGATGTCCGTTTTTTCGGCAACTAATGAATAGTGGTTGAAAAGTGCCTCGTCGCTGAGCGGGCAGTAATACGGGGGAGCTATGACGACGTAATCCGCTCCAATGTCTTGAGCGTGCTTGGTAAGTTCAATAACTTCAAAGGTGTTTGTTGAAGCCGTCCCCACAAGATAAAACGTCGAAGTTACGAGTTCTCTCCCCTTCTCCGCGAGAAACTTCTTTTCCTCAAAGCTAAGGCTTGTGAATTCCCCGGTTGTTGCGTTGATAAAAATCCCGTGGACTCCGGCTTTTTGGAGATAGTTTATGTGTTCCTCCAATGCTTGCAGGTCTATGGAGTAGTCTTCGTTAAAAGGTGTTACAAGCGGAACTATAACTCCTCTCATTGAATCACCAAAATAAATAGGGCTCAAGATATTTTAGGTTTGTGGAATATTCATATTCTTCCTGAAACTTTCAGAAGAGAAAAAGAAAAAGGCTCACATAACCTCTGGGGCTTCTATTCCCATAAGCTCAAGGGCGTTCTTGAGAACTTGCTTTGTAGCCAAGACTAAGAGGAGCCTCGTCTCCTTTATCCCTTCCTCAGCTTTTAGAACTGGCAGTGCC comes from Thermococcus aggregans and encodes:
- a CDS encoding HTH domain-containing protein; the encoded protein is MLVFIECESSSVEGCLKELREKAQVLDRIPGKIDKAKVELSFGAFMSIKIALSVKPDKNYDKIIIAEYSSGKDVLERLQEKMGQKIKNAEVVDFAFGTYTMPITRRKYAVGIAVANVPRERENLESLSIEERRAILRKALELFEWNPKALNISEIARLFNVSRDSIYNDIEHILKERE
- a CDS encoding class III signal peptide-containing protein; amino-acid sequence: MKGKGQGSLEYLFMVAAALIIIFVVVHYLGENSVKASEQSQVASLQAQAELAKSSLQAKGFWNDEHCFYILSTSYAQDKVGSEYGISIKDKGPNGECNQNDKVLYYVDYSGSEYRDEIKALYDNDNYKLKTLKELYDLCLANDEKACKIIIALDESSWIQHGQS
- a CDS encoding class III signal peptide-containing protein → MINLKKLFKRKKGQGALEYLFMIAAALIIIFVVVRYISSSGQQATSQSDIAALQSQAELGKSSLQAKDWWDDNYVVKVNGNNLEIYASTSASSPVATIDISGSEYLTDIQNMNTDSNGFIDVDGTTGADTLDNLYDACMGGNADACKVLAALGGT
- a CDS encoding class III signal peptide-containing protein, with amino-acid sequence MKKAQGSLEYSAMIALILVIILVAVFYFGEGVVPKAIQSSKQNEILQYQNSVEVIKSNYEATESWNFLKNETISCSNSQCTFNGETKSIDDSTFSYSDTLENAYNKCIYENDLDSCKAIVYVLGD
- a CDS encoding PIN domain-containing protein, producing MESLVIDTNILFSFFKSDSTTRKIIYKLRGFLDLYTPEYAYDELQKYKEVIIKKAGISPEKFEEILGLLSHIIIPIPEEEYIDTIPEALKITPDLGDIDFIALAIKLNCPVWSNDKKLKQIKNVKVMNTSEIISLLSALEKSDQSPRT
- a CDS encoding ATP-binding protein, which encodes MKFVDREREMALLQKEWENRPSFVVLYGKRRVGKTRLLQEFSKDKNPFFFTFSQTVKEIQIEEFKRELAKFLNDKWLEKLELNDWKELFTYMADKLPEKSLIILDEFTYAIKSDKKVLSDLQKVWDHELTRKDVMLVISGSLLGMIWDDILSYASPLYGRRTRDIHLKEFDYLNALKFFEDKEYGLKVYMLVGGIPTYLNVAKRYRTIEDLVTEEFLSDGGFFYNEPYILLSQELRELKMYFSILSAISHGNTRLEEIANFVGKPARSIYPYMENLIRLGFVEKETPILGKKKRSLYKIRDSLLLSWFTLVYPNWGKIPIGAEVDKNALVALFSRKFEEVAKEFLILKRPFDFKEVGRWWFKGEEIDVVAIGESQVYLFEVKWSDLDEKKAEAVLRSLKKKARLLDFDGDFYYGIIAKSLKNKNDLREKGFYAFDLEDILVL
- a CDS encoding MazG nucleotide pyrophosphohydrolase domain-containing protein — encoded protein: MHIKEFQELIRELYFHRDEKRGLEKTFLWFSEEIGELAEALRKGDKEAMEEEFADVLAWLVSLANIVGIDVEEAAKKKYPGVCPYCGKNPCECEKE
- a CDS encoding HEAT repeat domain-containing protein, with translation MGLFSFGSKKNKVIKMLSEGDTESILRSAAKDPKYVDAIVELFTEENPGIRGDVLLLVGELTTRHRDLMMPYVEEGLPLKVLSLVNDPDPYVKENAMQTFEIMLRYFPWVGEKFRNEIASLLLDVLQVGDKNRKAFAILMLGRLKVKEAIPLIEELKNVSDAVILPLEGIKWVPLGEIADRVIKELGGGVND
- the prf1 gene encoding peptide chain release factor aRF-1; amino-acid sequence: MSHKSAEMYELKKKVEELKKIRGRGTELVSLYIPAGYDINKVMQQLREEYGTAQNIKSKTTRKNVLGALERAMQHLKLYKQTPETGLALFVGNVSEQEGVTDIQLFAIIPPEPLNVRLYRCDQTFVTEPLEEMLRVKDAYGLITVEKNEATIGLLRGKKIEVIEELTSNVPGKTRAGGQSARRYERIREQETHEFMKRIGEHATEAFLPLLEKGELKGIIVGGPGPTKEEFVEGDYLHHELKKKIIGVVDISYHGEYGLRELVEKASDILKEHEVVKERKLVQEFFRHLVKDTGLITYGEKEVRNALELGAVDVLLISEGYDRVRVRAKCNHCGWEELKTMTESEYETYKKNLKTCPKCGSQNISFEKWDVAEELIKMAEESGADVEVISLDTEEGQQFYRAFGGLGAILRYRIQ
- a CDS encoding dihydrodipicolinate synthase family protein, which translates into the protein MRGVIVPLVTPFNEDYSIDLQALEEHINYLQKAGVHGIFINATTGEFTSLSFEEKKFLAEKGRELVTSTFYLVGTASTNTFEVIELTKHAQDIGADYVVIAPPYYCPLSDEALFNHYSLVAEKTDIPIILYNIPSCANSLSVPLIKRLAMEYSNIAGIKETIDSINHVRDVIFEVKGERKDFKVFTGLDQHFLNTLILGGDGGIMACANFAPELHLALYKAFEEKNFEKAVEYAKKLAKLSKVYNIASSFSSAIKIAMSIRGFSIKPVLRPPYTMDGEEVREKIRELLASLDPVP